The following are encoded together in the Eptesicus fuscus isolate TK198812 chromosome 16, DD_ASM_mEF_20220401, whole genome shotgun sequence genome:
- the VAX2 gene encoding LOW QUALITY PROTEIN: ventral anterior homeobox 2 (The sequence of the model RefSeq protein was modified relative to this genomic sequence to represent the inferred CDS: deleted 2 bases in 1 codon), producing the protein MGDGGTERDRGPARRESRGERSADRGRAEARSAAAGGRSPEDTARTSSPAGSRESGADSDGQPGVGETDHCRRILVRDAKGTIREIVLPKGLDLDRPKRTRTSFTAEQLYRLEMEFQRCQYVVGRERTELACQLNLSETQVKVWFQNRRTKQKKDQSRDLEQRASSSAASEAFATSNILRLLEQGRLLSAPRAPSLLALTPGLLGLPAGHRGAALGGPRNCSPRLTPLGSASGSPPLRPLPPALCFSTAPLLDLPAGCDRGSSAFEPYSPPCSRRERRGGSPRGAKKASA; encoded by the exons atGGGCGATGGGGGCACGGAGCGCGACCGCGGCCCCGCACGCCGGGAGTCACGCGGCGAGCGCAGCGCGGACCGCGGCAGAGCAGAGGCCCGGAGCGCTGCTGCCGGCGGCCGCAGCCCAGAGGACACTGCCAGGACCTCCAGCCCCGCGGGTTCCAGGGAGAGCGGCGCCGACAGCGACGGGCAGCCCGGGGTCGGGGAGACAGACCACTGCCGCCGCATCCTGGTGCGAG ATGCCAAAGGGACCATCCGGGAAATCGTCCTGCCCAAGGGCCTGGACCTGGACCGGCCCAAGCGGACCCGCACATCCTTCACGGCTGAGCAGCTGTACCGCCTGGAGATGGAGTTCCAGCGCTGCCAGTACGTGGTGGGCCGTGAGCGCACTGAGCTGGCCTGCCAGCTGAACCTCTCAGAGACCCAG GTGAAGGTCTGGTTCCAGAACCGCCGCACCAAACAGAAGAAAGACCAGAGCAGAGACCTGGAGCAGCGGGCGTCCTCCTCGGCGGCGTCCGAAGCCTTCGCCACGTCCAACATCCTGCGGCTGCTGGAGCAGGGCCGGCTGCTGTCGGCGCCcagggcccccagcctcctggcgCTGACGCCCGGCCTGCTGGGCCTGCCTGCCGGCCACAGGGGGGCC GCCTTGGGCGGCCCCAGGAACTGCTCCCCGCGCCTCACCCCGCTGGGCTCGGCCTCCGGGTCCCCGCCGCTGCGGCCCCTCCCGCCGGCGCTCTGCTTCTCCACCGCCCCGCTCCTGGACCTGCCCGCCGGCTGCGACCGGGGCTCCTCGGCCTTCGAGCCCTACAGCCCGCCCTGCAGCCGGCGGGAACGGAGAGGCGGCAGCCCCCGGGGCGCCAAGAAAGCTAGCGCTTAA